A region of Natribaculum luteum DNA encodes the following proteins:
- a CDS encoding methionine synthase: MSDTKDQFRPDDHENDHFLLTTVVGSYPKPKWLNRARELYEDPDADFDEDNWQEAKDDAARVITDEHERAGLDAVVDGEMRRNEMVEFFAHRIEGYEFNGPVKVWGHNYFDKPSVVSDVEYTDSWLVDEYEFTASATDRPVKVPITGPYTLASWSFNEAYDDDEELTYALAELVNEEIEKLVDAGARYIQIDEPALATTPDDHAIVGEALERIVADIPEDVRIGLHVCYGDYSRIYPEILEFPVDELDLELANGDYEQLDVFKDPEFTKDLALGVTDVHVAEVESVEQIEENIRKGLEIVPPEQLVVSPDCGLKLLPRDVAYGKMENMVQAARNVEKALDEGEIDVDRTAAPADD, from the coding sequence ATGAGCGACACGAAAGACCAGTTCCGACCCGACGACCACGAGAACGACCACTTCCTGCTGACGACCGTCGTCGGCAGCTACCCGAAGCCGAAGTGGCTGAACCGCGCCAGAGAACTGTACGAGGACCCCGACGCCGACTTCGACGAGGACAACTGGCAGGAGGCGAAAGACGACGCCGCACGCGTCATCACCGACGAGCACGAACGCGCCGGCCTGGATGCCGTCGTCGACGGCGAGATGCGCCGCAACGAGATGGTCGAGTTCTTCGCCCACCGCATCGAAGGCTACGAGTTCAACGGGCCCGTGAAGGTGTGGGGACACAACTACTTCGACAAGCCCTCCGTCGTCAGCGACGTCGAGTACACCGACTCGTGGCTCGTCGACGAGTACGAGTTCACCGCGAGCGCCACCGACCGCCCGGTCAAGGTGCCGATCACCGGCCCGTACACGCTCGCGAGCTGGTCGTTCAACGAGGCCTACGACGACGACGAGGAACTCACCTACGCGCTCGCTGAGCTCGTCAACGAGGAGATCGAGAAGCTCGTCGACGCCGGCGCACGCTACATCCAGATCGACGAACCAGCGCTCGCGACGACGCCCGACGACCACGCCATCGTCGGCGAGGCGCTCGAGCGCATCGTCGCCGACATTCCCGAGGACGTCCGCATCGGCCTGCACGTCTGTTACGGCGACTACTCCCGGATCTACCCGGAGATCCTCGAGTTCCCCGTCGACGAACTCGACCTGGAGCTCGCAAACGGAGACTACGAACAGCTCGACGTCTTCAAGGATCCCGAGTTCACGAAAGACCTCGCACTCGGCGTCACCGACGTTCACGTCGCCGAGGTCGAGTCGGTCGAACAGATCGAGGAGAACATCAGGAAAGGGCTCGAGATCGTTCCGCCGGAACAGCTCGTCGTTTCGCCGGACTGCGGTCTGAAGCTCCTGCCCCGCGACGTCGCCTACGGCAAGATGGAGAACATGGTCCAGGCGGCCCGTAACGTCGAGAAGGCCCTCGACGAGGGCGAGATCGACGTCGATCGGACGGCTGCACCTGCGGACGACTGA
- a CDS encoding extracellular solute-binding protein → MSDRYSQEAERTHSSVSRRTFVKAAGASGAAATLAGCYGGNGGSGDAVVVGIDPNLVENVGDQVVDLIEENAEGDVGVELQGGDQDTGDRRSTYTNLLQANETEPDLLLMDNGWVNVFIQRGHIANLSDTLDDDDLSLIEDEYFESFTATARDPDNGDLYGVPIFPDYPTMQYRKDYAREAGYSDDDFEQWATEPMTWQEWAEVTQDIVENSSGEYGLATQWDVYEGTACCTWNEVMSSFGGAYFGGFDNLFGPVGERDVTVDRPEFIEGLRMMRTFVAEEHDEHTLEEYPTGVAPSAITSWQEEDARQAILAGEAVMQRNWPYAINQNVEVADDPIPVEDYGAMPVPYGVTEDEAAQPGTGGTTAALGGWHLTLNPNSERTEDAVAVLRATMQDDFNLGMFDIWGWIPPKPRLFDTDEAAQVEPMGNYMETLRVAGENAMPRPVTTVWPDQSTLIAEEVNSAVAGDKSPEDAAADLQTGLEEIEQQG, encoded by the coding sequence ATGAGTGATAGATACTCACAGGAAGCTGAACGAACTCACTCGAGCGTTTCGCGGCGAACGTTCGTCAAAGCAGCCGGTGCGAGTGGCGCAGCCGCCACGCTGGCTGGCTGTTACGGAGGAAACGGCGGCTCCGGTGACGCCGTCGTGGTTGGGATCGACCCGAACCTCGTCGAGAACGTCGGCGACCAGGTCGTGGACCTGATCGAGGAGAACGCGGAAGGCGACGTCGGGGTCGAGCTACAGGGCGGAGACCAGGACACGGGCGACCGTCGCAGTACCTACACGAACCTGCTCCAGGCGAACGAGACGGAACCGGACCTGCTCCTGATGGACAACGGCTGGGTGAACGTCTTCATTCAGCGGGGACATATCGCCAACCTCAGTGACACCCTCGACGACGACGACCTGTCTCTGATCGAAGACGAGTACTTCGAGTCGTTCACCGCGACGGCCCGGGATCCCGACAACGGCGATCTCTACGGCGTGCCGATTTTCCCGGACTACCCGACGATGCAGTACCGCAAAGACTACGCCCGGGAGGCCGGCTACTCCGACGACGACTTCGAGCAGTGGGCCACCGAGCCGATGACCTGGCAGGAGTGGGCCGAGGTCACCCAGGACATCGTCGAGAACTCGAGTGGAGAGTACGGCCTCGCGACCCAGTGGGACGTCTACGAGGGAACTGCCTGTTGTACGTGGAACGAGGTCATGTCCTCGTTCGGCGGGGCGTACTTCGGCGGCTTCGACAACCTCTTCGGTCCGGTCGGCGAGCGTGACGTGACCGTCGACAGGCCCGAGTTCATCGAGGGACTGCGGATGATGCGAACGTTCGTCGCCGAGGAGCACGACGAGCACACGCTCGAGGAGTACCCGACCGGTGTCGCTCCCTCGGCGATCACCTCCTGGCAGGAAGAAGACGCTCGACAGGCGATCCTCGCCGGCGAAGCCGTAATGCAGCGCAACTGGCCCTACGCGATCAATCAGAACGTCGAGGTCGCAGACGATCCGATTCCGGTCGAGGACTACGGTGCGATGCCGGTTCCCTACGGCGTGACCGAAGACGAGGCCGCCCAGCCTGGAACCGGCGGGACGACCGCCGCCCTCGGCGGCTGGCACCTCACGCTCAATCCCAACTCCGAGCGGACAGAGGACGCGGTCGCGGTCCTTCGGGCGACGATGCAAGACGACTTCAACCTCGGCATGTTCGACATCTGGGGATGGATCCCGCCGAAGCCGCGCCTGTTCGACACCGACGAAGCAGCACAGGTCGAACCGATGGGCAACTACATGGAGACGCTCCGCGTGGCCGGCGAGAACGCCATGCCCCGTCCCGTGACCACGGTCTGGCCGGACCAGTCTACGCTCATCGCCGAGGAGGTAAACAGCGCCGTCGCCGGAGACAAGAGCCCCGAGGACGCGGCCGCTGACCTCCAGACGGGCCTCGAAGAAATCGAACAGCAAGGATGA
- a CDS encoding carbohydrate ABC transporter permease encodes MSTGQRTDGPTRESKRSGPLVAITRWMENLGETGFAYLLLTPVFLLLGAIALYPLFRTFELSMLQNVLADPEYVGFGNYVDLFTGEADPRLPGTTTFLPDVSIDGQFPFIHVGGLMRSALAVTLIFTVVSVFFETIIGFGQALVLDQDFRGRRWVRVAIIIPWAIPIVIQGMIFYLMFHPTAGFLTDYLASWGLVAPKNTLNDPSSSLLIVTVADIWKTTAFMALLILAGLQSIDRSLYDVAKVAGANRWQQFKLITFPLVLPSLGIAILFRTIDAMRIYGLIDSVSSCTAVPSLSCMVVSTFNTNRGLAAAVAFVTAGIIGIAVLGVIYQQYKEGL; translated from the coding sequence ATGAGCACCGGGCAACGGACCGACGGTCCCACTCGAGAATCGAAGCGGTCGGGACCGCTCGTCGCGATCACGCGCTGGATGGAGAACCTCGGCGAGACGGGTTTCGCCTACCTGCTGTTGACGCCGGTGTTTCTCCTGCTGGGAGCGATCGCGCTGTATCCGCTCTTCCGGACGTTCGAACTGTCGATGCTTCAGAACGTCCTGGCGGATCCGGAGTACGTCGGTTTCGGTAACTACGTCGACCTGTTCACGGGCGAGGCCGATCCGCGACTCCCCGGAACGACCACGTTCCTCCCCGACGTCAGTATCGACGGGCAGTTCCCGTTCATCCACGTCGGCGGCCTGATGCGAAGCGCACTCGCTGTGACGCTCATCTTCACCGTCGTGAGCGTCTTCTTCGAGACGATCATCGGCTTCGGACAGGCGCTGGTGTTAGATCAGGACTTCCGCGGTCGGCGGTGGGTCCGCGTCGCGATCATCATTCCGTGGGCGATCCCGATCGTCATTCAGGGGATGATCTTCTACCTGATGTTTCACCCGACTGCGGGGTTCCTGACCGACTACCTGGCCAGCTGGGGACTCGTCGCGCCGAAAAACACGCTCAACGACCCCTCGAGTTCACTGTTGATCGTCACCGTCGCCGACATCTGGAAGACGACGGCGTTCATGGCGTTGCTCATCCTCGCCGGCCTCCAGAGTATCGACCGGAGCCTCTACGACGTCGCGAAAGTTGCCGGCGCGAACCGCTGGCAGCAGTTCAAGCTGATCACGTTCCCGCTCGTCCTGCCGTCGCTCGGGATCGCGATCCTCTTCCGGACGATCGACGCCATGCGGATCTACGGCCTCATCGACTCCGTCTCGAGTTGTACGGCCGTGCCGTCGCTGTCGTGTATGGTCGTCTCGACGTTCAATACGAACCGCGGCCTCGCCGCTGCGGTGGCGTTCGTCACGGCGGGAATCATCGGGATCGCCGTTCTGGGTGTGATCTATCAGCAGTACAAGGAGGGGCTCTGA
- a CDS encoding carbohydrate ABC transporter permease, whose amino-acid sequence MATTSESASQSTDDDQGPLERWTRGVVTDPDRRSRLYRALFYVVTAFFLVTTLFPFYWLLVLALTPNGLITGGDWTVPVPVLGEVLFPTPRGFNVAAFVEVFQQVPFHLYVFNSFVLATTTTIIVLVLASLAGYVFGRLEFPGRGVLMLAVLAISYFPPAAFLIPLFDAFLGNPVTVPFLDVELFAPPRLVNTPASMIMPFSALFMPLSIFILTTFYAQIPDGLEDAARVEGTTRLGALFRVIMPLSAPGVATAAVLTFISVYNEYFFSSIMSLQNEPQQWSPLVGGILSYQTQYTTDYNLMAAASIVGVLPMLILVVVAQEKIVSGLTAGALKE is encoded by the coding sequence ATGGCGACTACGTCCGAATCCGCGTCGCAGTCGACGGACGACGACCAGGGACCGCTCGAGCGGTGGACCCGCGGCGTCGTCACCGACCCCGACAGACGCAGCCGGCTGTACAGGGCGCTGTTCTACGTCGTGACGGCGTTTTTCCTCGTGACGACGCTGTTTCCCTTCTACTGGCTGCTGGTGCTGGCATTGACGCCGAACGGGCTGATCACGGGAGGTGACTGGACCGTCCCCGTCCCCGTCCTCGGCGAGGTGCTGTTCCCGACGCCACGGGGGTTCAACGTCGCCGCCTTCGTGGAGGTGTTCCAGCAGGTGCCGTTCCACCTCTACGTGTTCAACAGCTTCGTGCTCGCGACGACGACGACGATCATCGTCCTGGTCCTCGCGAGCCTCGCGGGGTACGTCTTCGGTCGCCTCGAGTTCCCCGGCCGCGGCGTGTTGATGCTCGCCGTGCTGGCGATCTCGTACTTCCCGCCGGCGGCGTTCCTGATCCCGCTTTTCGACGCGTTCCTCGGGAATCCGGTTACGGTGCCGTTCCTGGACGTCGAACTGTTCGCGCCGCCCCGGCTCGTCAACACGCCGGCGTCGATGATCATGCCGTTCAGCGCGCTGTTCATGCCGCTGTCGATTTTCATCCTCACGACGTTCTACGCCCAGATTCCCGATGGCCTCGAGGACGCCGCACGCGTCGAGGGGACGACCCGACTCGGCGCGCTGTTTCGCGTGATCATGCCGCTTTCGGCACCCGGCGTCGCCACTGCGGCCGTGCTGACGTTCATCTCGGTGTACAACGAGTACTTCTTCAGCTCGATCATGTCACTCCAGAACGAACCCCAGCAGTGGTCGCCGCTTGTGGGCGGCATCCTGAGCTACCAGACCCAGTACACGACCGATTACAACCTGATGGCGGCGGCGAGCATCGTCGGCGTGTTACCGATGCTGATTCTCGTCGTGGTCGCACAGGAGAAGATCGTCAGCGGACTCACCGCAGGAGCACTCAAAGAGTAA
- a CDS encoding HemK2/MTQ2 family protein methyltransferase, producing the protein MDLADRRGLETDVYQPAEDSQLLADAACRRIDDGLVLEVGTGSGYVADRIATETDARVIASDVNPHACRQARERGLEAVRADLVSPFVDDAFDAVAFNPPYLPTEEDAEWDDWMERALSGGESGREVIDPFLAAVGRVLAPDGVVYLLVSSLTGVDEVVERAGEKGFSAVAVADESFPFETLTVLELVR; encoded by the coding sequence ATGGATCTCGCAGATCGACGCGGACTCGAGACGGACGTCTACCAGCCCGCCGAAGACTCGCAGTTGCTCGCCGACGCGGCGTGTCGGCGAATCGACGACGGCCTCGTCCTCGAGGTCGGGACGGGGTCGGGGTACGTGGCCGACCGGATCGCGACCGAGACCGACGCGCGCGTGATCGCCTCGGACGTGAATCCACACGCCTGCAGGCAGGCGCGCGAGCGCGGCCTCGAGGCCGTTCGCGCGGACCTCGTCTCGCCGTTCGTCGACGACGCGTTCGATGCGGTCGCGTTCAACCCGCCGTACCTCCCGACGGAGGAGGACGCCGAGTGGGACGACTGGATGGAACGGGCGCTCTCGGGCGGCGAGTCGGGGCGGGAAGTGATCGACCCGTTTCTCGCGGCCGTCGGGCGCGTCCTCGCCCCCGACGGCGTCGTCTACCTGCTCGTCAGCAGTCTCACCGGCGTCGACGAGGTCGTCGAACGGGCGGGCGAGAAGGGGTTCAGCGCCGTCGCCGTCGCCGACGAGTCGTTCCCCTTCGAGACGCTGACCGTGCTCGAACTCGTCCGGTGA
- a CDS encoding 5-methyltetrahydropteroyltriglutamate--homocysteine methyltransferase produces the protein MTEYVSTTPGLFPLPDWAKDDLSDLKGHQKHDLISGDEDEEITDVYQQAREEVVELQREAGLDRVVEGQLRWDDMLAHPLAVHDAVETRGIVRYYDNNNFYREPVVQDDLDFSGDVAGELESTAELTDDLQAVLPGPYSLFDLATDEHYGDEADFLAAVADFLAGEVEAFPDHETLFLLEPSLVESAPGDGLDERASEAIDAVASATDADVVVQPYWGALEEKVYAHLLDADVDAVGYDFVADQDDNLYNIQEYGSKGDVSLGLADGQNTLVEDPEALRDRAEWVFERLPVSEFETVYLTTNTETFYLPYGKFEEKLAVLAEAAELAEVTPA, from the coding sequence ATGACCGAATACGTCTCGACCACGCCGGGGCTGTTTCCACTCCCGGACTGGGCGAAAGACGACCTCTCTGACCTCAAGGGACACCAGAAACACGACCTCATCAGCGGCGACGAGGATGAGGAGATCACCGACGTCTACCAGCAGGCTCGAGAAGAAGTCGTCGAGCTCCAGCGCGAGGCGGGCCTCGACCGCGTCGTCGAGGGCCAGCTGCGCTGGGACGACATGCTCGCCCACCCGCTTGCGGTACACGACGCCGTAGAGACACGCGGCATCGTCCGCTACTACGACAACAACAACTTCTATCGCGAACCCGTCGTCCAGGACGACCTCGACTTCTCGGGCGACGTCGCTGGCGAACTCGAGTCAACCGCCGAACTGACCGACGATCTGCAGGCCGTCCTCCCCGGTCCGTACTCCCTTTTCGACCTCGCGACCGACGAACACTACGGCGACGAGGCCGACTTCCTCGCGGCGGTCGCCGACTTCCTCGCCGGCGAGGTCGAGGCGTTCCCCGACCACGAGACGCTGTTCCTGCTCGAGCCCTCGCTCGTCGAGTCGGCTCCCGGCGACGGCCTCGACGAACGCGCCAGCGAGGCCATCGACGCCGTCGCGAGCGCGACCGACGCGGACGTCGTCGTCCAGCCCTACTGGGGCGCACTCGAGGAGAAAGTCTACGCCCACCTGCTCGACGCCGACGTCGACGCCGTCGGCTACGACTTCGTGGCCGACCAGGACGACAACCTCTACAACATCCAGGAGTACGGCTCGAAAGGCGACGTCTCGCTCGGCCTGGCGGACGGCCAGAACACGCTCGTCGAGGACCCCGAGGCGCTTCGCGACCGCGCCGAGTGGGTGTTCGAGCGGCTCCCGGTCTCCGAGTTCGAGACCGTCTACCTGACGACGAACACCGAGACGTTCTACCTGCCCTACGGCAAGTTCGAGGAGAAACTCGCCGTCCTTGCGGAAGCCGCGGAACTCGCGGAGGTGACCCCAGCATGA
- a CDS encoding DUF655 domain-containing protein, translating into MTESDSGTDERRAVVLDYLAHGLSDDGRPQYQKSPAGYAMDVDDFTLYQMAFDEDKRLTIGTRVVVEPESEREVVSDCREVEYDDLSSGAQSELEYVVHDLVEEEEDRFIDFYNEAQPITLRLHQLNLLPGIGKKLRNGILEERKRKPFESFDELEERVSGLHDPAEVLVERILEELREEDLKYKTFVGRREQEQ; encoded by the coding sequence ATGACTGAATCCGACAGCGGGACGGACGAACGCCGCGCGGTCGTGCTGGATTACCTGGCCCATGGTCTGTCGGACGACGGACGGCCCCAGTACCAGAAGTCGCCAGCAGGATACGCGATGGACGTCGACGACTTCACGCTCTACCAGATGGCGTTCGACGAGGACAAACGGCTCACCATCGGGACGCGCGTCGTCGTCGAACCCGAGTCAGAACGGGAGGTCGTCTCCGACTGCCGGGAAGTCGAGTACGACGACCTCTCTTCCGGTGCACAGTCGGAACTCGAGTACGTGGTTCACGATCTGGTCGAGGAGGAAGAAGACCGGTTCATCGACTTCTACAACGAGGCCCAGCCGATCACGCTCCGGCTCCACCAGCTGAATCTCCTTCCGGGGATCGGCAAGAAGCTGCGAAACGGCATCCTCGAGGAACGAAAGCGCAAGCCCTTCGAGAGCTTCGACGAGCTAGAGGAGCGCGTCTCCGGGCTGCACGATCCCGCCGAGGTGCTCGTCGAGCGCATCCTCGAGGAGTTGCGCGAGGAGGACCTGAAGTACAAGACCTTCGTCGGACGACGCGAGCAAGAACAGTAG
- a CDS encoding TrmB family transcriptional regulator, translating to MDGENLIETLEDAGLSPYQADAFVTLLELGSASATDVAKASSVPDPRIYDVLRDLEEKGYVETYEQDSLHARAHDPAEVLSDLRSRANRFETAADEIEERWSRPAIEEHKVSIVKRLDTVLTRADELIRSAENQVQVGLTPAQFDDLSAAFATALEKGVDVKICLFPDEDDEPELPSAETLAQTCTEARYRDIPSPFVALVDRSWVCFAPHGSSTNQYGVLVNDRTHAYVFHWYFLTCLWEVHDPIHSARTDELPITYVDLRQCVRDIEPLLEEDATIEATIDGAETDTAREVTLSGTVTGVTYAGVSADDERATPLSQLAGEASITLETDEGTYTAGGWGAMLEDVEAMRITIESID from the coding sequence ATGGACGGTGAGAACCTGATCGAGACGCTCGAGGACGCCGGACTCTCCCCTTACCAGGCGGACGCGTTCGTCACGCTCCTCGAGCTCGGCTCCGCGTCGGCGACCGACGTCGCGAAGGCCAGTTCGGTCCCCGACCCGCGGATCTACGACGTCCTGCGTGACCTCGAGGAGAAAGGCTACGTCGAGACCTACGAGCAAGACAGCCTCCACGCTCGAGCGCACGATCCGGCGGAGGTCCTCTCGGACCTGCGGTCGCGGGCGAACCGGTTCGAGACCGCGGCCGACGAGATCGAAGAACGCTGGAGTCGTCCGGCGATCGAGGAGCACAAGGTGAGCATCGTCAAGCGCCTCGACACGGTCCTGACGAGAGCGGACGAACTGATCCGATCGGCCGAGAACCAGGTTCAGGTCGGGCTGACGCCCGCCCAGTTCGACGACCTCTCGGCGGCGTTCGCGACCGCACTCGAAAAGGGCGTCGACGTCAAGATCTGCCTGTTCCCCGACGAAGACGACGAGCCGGAGCTGCCGTCGGCCGAGACGCTGGCACAGACCTGCACGGAAGCGCGGTATCGCGACATCCCGTCGCCGTTCGTCGCGCTGGTCGATCGATCGTGGGTCTGCTTTGCGCCACACGGGAGCTCGACGAACCAGTACGGCGTCCTCGTCAACGACCGGACTCACGCCTACGTCTTCCACTGGTACTTCCTGACGTGTCTCTGGGAGGTCCACGACCCGATCCACTCGGCCCGAACCGACGAGTTGCCGATCACGTACGTCGACCTCCGACAGTGCGTCAGGGACATCGAACCGCTCCTCGAGGAGGATGCGACGATCGAGGCGACCATCGACGGTGCCGAGACGGACACGGCTCGCGAGGTGACGCTGTCTGGCACGGTGACGGGCGTGACCTACGCGGGCGTCTCGGCGGACGACGAACGCGCGACGCCACTCTCCCAGCTCGCCGGGGAGGCGTCGATCACTCTCGAGACCGACGAGGGGACGTACACCGCTGGCGGCTGGGGGGCGATGCTCGAGGACGTCGAGGCGATGCGAATCACGATCGAGTCAATCGACTGA
- a CDS encoding 16S ribosomal RNA methyltransferase A, translated as MRDPDGLLARAGVRGDPARDQHFLVDDRVLDRLPTYLEEVDADTSHVLEIGGGTGALTDRLLAIADEVTVVERDRDLAAFLREEFADEITAGELTVIEGDALEVDLPDFSASVSNLPYGVSSEITFRLLPKKRPLVLMFQQEFAERMVAEPGTAEYGRLSVSTQHYAAAEIVESIPKEAFSPPPAVRSAVVRLLPRDPEYEVDDEAFFLRFVKACFTQRRKTMRNAIRNTAHISGLDEPDAVVEAADEELLRKRADAVTPAEFAELAALAAAVGQGDDDA; from the coding sequence ATGAGAGACCCAGACGGGCTACTCGCCCGTGCCGGCGTCCGTGGTGATCCGGCGCGCGACCAGCACTTTCTCGTCGACGATCGCGTGCTCGATCGCCTCCCGACGTATCTGGAGGAGGTCGACGCCGACACGTCTCACGTACTCGAGATCGGTGGTGGAACGGGCGCGCTGACCGACCGGCTGCTCGCGATTGCCGACGAGGTGACGGTCGTCGAACGCGACCGCGACCTCGCGGCGTTTCTGCGCGAGGAGTTCGCCGACGAGATCACAGCCGGTGAGTTGACCGTGATCGAGGGCGACGCCCTCGAGGTCGACCTTCCCGACTTTTCGGCGTCGGTCTCGAACCTGCCCTACGGCGTCTCGAGCGAGATCACGTTCCGACTGCTCCCGAAAAAGCGACCACTCGTATTGATGTTTCAACAGGAGTTCGCAGAGCGGATGGTCGCCGAACCAGGAACCGCGGAGTACGGTCGACTGTCGGTTTCGACCCAGCACTACGCGGCCGCCGAGATCGTCGAGTCGATCCCGAAGGAGGCGTTCTCGCCGCCGCCTGCCGTCCGGAGCGCGGTGGTCCGGCTACTCCCACGCGACCCGGAGTACGAGGTCGACGACGAGGCGTTTTTCCTGCGGTTCGTCAAGGCGTGTTTCACCCAGCGCCGGAAGACGATGCGAAACGCGATCCGGAACACGGCACACATTTCCGGACTCGACGAGCCGGACGCCGTCGTCGAGGCGGCAGACGAGGAGTTGCTTCGTAAACGGGCAGACGCAGTGACGCCGGCCGAGTTCGCCGAACTCGCCGCACTCGCCGCTGCGGTCGGGCAGGGTGACGACGATGCCTGA
- a CDS encoding mechanosensitive ion channel family protein has translation MLETLAAFDRLSEQFTATDERLAVTFAAVGFLLFVLLSSQSLQRRLNERTRPLYADVVTTIVLVGTFVLSIAITLGVWGQTDTLQQFSATYDLGGEFVAKLVVSTVVLVGTYIVARFAQRLLREVLESSSSVTKHQHEITHRVSQVVIWTAALVFVLSIWIDDLGGLLVGAGFLGIVVGMAARQTLGAMLAGFVLMFARPFEIGDWVEIDGREGIVTDISIVNTHIQSFDGEFVVVPNDVVDSSMVTNRTKKGRLRIEVEVGVDYETDVDRAAELAMEAIDEVDEVMSVPSPQVVAKEFGDSAVVLGVRFWIDKPSARRRWRARTAAIGEIKAAFEEAGIKIPFPQRELSGRAETGGFRLADESGDVETTDERTDDATATTSASPTAQEGN, from the coding sequence ATGCTCGAGACGCTCGCCGCGTTCGATCGGCTCTCCGAGCAGTTCACGGCGACAGACGAGCGACTCGCGGTGACGTTCGCGGCGGTCGGGTTCCTGCTGTTCGTGTTGCTGTCGTCCCAGTCGTTGCAGCGTCGGCTCAACGAGCGAACGCGACCGCTGTACGCGGACGTCGTGACGACGATCGTCCTCGTCGGTACGTTCGTCCTCTCGATCGCGATCACGCTGGGCGTGTGGGGACAGACCGACACGCTCCAGCAGTTCTCCGCGACCTACGACCTGGGCGGGGAGTTCGTCGCCAAACTGGTCGTCTCTACCGTCGTCCTGGTCGGGACGTACATCGTCGCACGATTCGCGCAGCGGCTGCTCAGGGAGGTCCTCGAGTCGTCGTCCTCGGTGACCAAACACCAACACGAGATCACCCACCGCGTCTCGCAGGTCGTGATCTGGACGGCCGCGCTGGTGTTCGTCCTCAGTATCTGGATCGACGACCTCGGCGGCCTGCTCGTCGGGGCCGGCTTCCTCGGTATCGTCGTCGGTATGGCCGCCAGACAGACCCTGGGCGCGATGCTCGCCGGTTTCGTCCTGATGTTCGCCCGCCCGTTCGAGATCGGCGACTGGGTCGAGATCGACGGCCGGGAAGGGATCGTCACCGACATCTCGATCGTCAACACGCACATCCAGAGCTTCGACGGGGAGTTCGTCGTGGTGCCGAACGACGTCGTCGACTCGAGTATGGTGACGAATCGGACGAAGAAGGGTCGGCTCCGGATCGAAGTCGAGGTCGGCGTCGACTACGAGACGGACGTCGACCGGGCGGCCGAACTCGCGATGGAGGCGATCGACGAGGTCGACGAGGTGATGTCGGTTCCGTCGCCACAGGTCGTCGCCAAAGAGTTCGGCGACTCGGCAGTCGTCCTCGGCGTCCGGTTCTGGATCGACAAGCCGAGCGCCCGCCGTCGCTGGCGGGCCCGAACGGCCGCGATCGGCGAGATCAAGGCGGCGTTCGAGGAGGCGGGGATCAAGATCCCGTTCCCACAGCGGGAGCTCTCCGGTCGAGCCGAGACGGGTGGATTTCGTCTCGCCGACGAATCCGGCGACGTAGAGACGACGGACGAGCGGACCGACGACGCAACCGCGACGACGAGTGCGTCACCGACCGCACAGGAGGGAAACTAG